The DNA window TAGGGGGCTTTGGCTTTTCGTAGACATTTTAGTTCAAGCGTGGAAGATCTACTTGGCTCTTTTGAGTCTGAATCTATTCTTCTGGGTATTTTTTACTTCAAACCGTACCGAAACAACTATCTTTGAGACATACATAAACGAATTCTTTTATGATGTTAAAGTTCATTTTGGCGTAATTTTATGTTTTCTATTGCTCTACGGAATTTTTATTAAGGTTTCGCCGTTAGGGAAGTATCATGCTGCTGAACACATGGTGGACAACGCATTCGAAAAAACAGGAGATTGTGAGTTACATAATGTTACGCAGGCATCGAGAATTCATGAGAGCTGTGGTACCAATTTTGTGGTATTCTTATTGATTTTCTATTTTATCTTCTTTCTAATCGTTGATCATTATTATCTTGTGGTAGTTCTATCAGTTATGTTTGGATACGAGGTATATAAAATCGATTCCAAGTGGCTGCTACCTTTGTTAAAACCATTTTATTGGATAGGTGCTTTGTTTCAATATGTATTATTTACATCAGTTCCAAAAAGAGAACATATTGAAGTGGCAGTTGCGTCTTATAAATTGTTATTAGAAAGTGAAGGAAAACATTAGTAGGAGGGATTGCTCATTCGGAGCGTCTTACC is part of the Bacillus carboniphilus genome and encodes:
- a CDS encoding DUF1385 domain-containing protein — translated: MESVIRGGRAGVKGITFYSDSFKSRATRKKTGEIATTIKRIEHSKLQKISLVANKIPLVRGLWLFVDILVQAWKIYLALLSLNLFFWVFFTSNRTETTIFETYINEFFYDVKVHFGVILCFLLLYGIFIKVSPLGKYHAAEHMVDNAFEKTGDCELHNVTQASRIHESCGTNFVVFLLIFYFIFFLIVDHYYLVVVLSVMFGYEVYKIDSKWLLPLLKPFYWIGALFQYVLFTSVPKREHIEVAVASYKLLLESEGKH